From Fischerella sp. PCC 9605, the proteins below share one genomic window:
- a CDS encoding ParM/StbA family protein has translation MGKNSQNSQVNIPNQQLPNTGDKGTISDKNDPVKNPIKYPHNKIFYAGYNLGNDSVKLLVESFAPIRTASVVGYLQDENRSLLIPGSVEYQGWRLNNADISWNQTNKNTWLGGDNVLDAELKTLNRVYGNPTGKSEYSLHMFLSALALLEDKNGHRPNWRFKLAVSCHKPGLFSNIHKSLSGLHKVTLNGLSSEIEIEVVKTMPEGLGAAGEITSSKPKLAILDIGGGTTSVSHYQGSRPLLDKPEFYEKSGVLALYRTMLDSKQINGHPQGFTIDDVRIAVEAGMRDIVVNGQKLMEANPNKPGTERVKKGILLGEKTRFDITHIYVECLKNWLQAELKDACRKLAQLQDKGYTVYVIGGGSKLPLLSDQLKKDPYNFNIATNGLYADVEGLLKIAKK, from the coding sequence ATGGGCAAAAACAGTCAAAACAGTCAAGTAAATATACCTAATCAACAACTCCCTAATACGGGTGATAAAGGGACGATATCGGACAAAAACGACCCAGTAAAAAACCCCATAAAATACCCTCATAACAAGATTTTCTATGCTGGGTATAACTTAGGGAACGATTCAGTCAAACTTTTAGTTGAGAGTTTCGCTCCAATTCGCACTGCTTCTGTAGTTGGATATCTGCAAGATGAAAATCGTAGTTTGTTGATTCCTGGTTCAGTTGAGTATCAAGGATGGAGATTGAACAACGCTGACATAAGTTGGAATCAAACAAATAAAAACACTTGGCTAGGCGGAGATAATGTCTTAGATGCAGAGTTGAAAACTTTGAACAGGGTCTATGGTAATCCCACGGGGAAGAGTGAATACTCTTTGCATATGTTCTTGAGCGCTTTGGCACTGTTGGAAGATAAAAACGGTCATAGACCCAACTGGCGGTTTAAATTAGCTGTTTCGTGCCACAAACCTGGATTGTTTAGCAATATTCACAAAAGTCTTTCAGGACTACACAAAGTCACACTGAATGGTTTGAGCAGTGAAATTGAAATAGAGGTTGTCAAGACTATGCCAGAGGGTTTAGGTGCTGCCGGAGAAATCACCTCATCAAAACCTAAGCTGGCAATCTTAGATATCGGGGGCGGGACTACATCAGTATCTCACTATCAAGGTTCAAGACCGTTGCTAGATAAACCTGAATTTTATGAGAAGTCGGGAGTTCTAGCCCTTTACAGAACTATGCTCGATAGCAAACAAATCAATGGACATCCCCAAGGATTCACCATTGATGACGTTCGTATAGCTGTTGAAGCAGGGATGAGAGATATTGTTGTTAACGGTCAAAAACTGATGGAAGCCAACCCTAACAAACCTGGTACTGAAAGGGTAAAGAAAGGAATTTTGTTAGGTGAAAAAACTCGCTTTGACATCACGCATATATATGTTGAATGTCTTAAAAACTGGCTACAAGCAGAATTGAAAGATGCTTGTAGAAAGTTGGCTCAGCTACAAGACAAAGGCTATACGGTTTATGTGATTGGTGGTGGTTCAAAACTTCCGTTGTTGTCAGACCAATTAAAAAAAGACCCGTACAACTTCAACATTGCAACAAATGGATTGTATGCTGACGTGGAAGGATTATTAAAAATAGCTAAAAAGTAG
- a CDS encoding GIY-YIG nuclease family protein, which yields MMQSQTINIKNLPNVSLENTKNLPISAGIYFVVSDENIQYIGKSISLRTRWLNHHRMEEIKKCSNVKIHYLIVEQAENLNQLERRFISFFFLIRF from the coding sequence ATGATGCAATCCCAAACAATAAACATTAAAAATTTGCCAAATGTTTCACTTGAAAATACAAAAAACTTACCTATAAGTGCTGGTATATATTTTGTTGTAAGCGATGAAAATATTCAGTACATCGGTAAAAGTATTTCACTAAGAACTCGATGGTTAAACCATCACAGAATGGAAGAAATTAAAAAATGCTCAAACGTGAAAATACATTATTTAATTGTTGAACAAGCTGAAAATCTAAATCAATTAGAAAGACGTTTTATCAGTTTTTTTTTTTTAATCCGGTTTTAA
- a CDS encoding helix-turn-helix domain-containing protein, producing the protein MRNNLTYTELLTNFPPRTIKSEEDFQKTQSCVDGLLDKGELTEAEEDYLDLLGVLISEYEQGQDLVPDIYGVELLKVLIEELNLKQKDLVTIFKTESIVSDVLNGKRKLTVEHIQKLGEFFKVSPAVFLSVNPDYKDLLEVA; encoded by the coding sequence ATGCGAAACAATCTTACATATACTGAGTTACTTACTAATTTTCCTCCACGCACCATAAAATCTGAAGAGGATTTTCAGAAAACGCAATCTTGTGTTGATGGCTTACTTGATAAAGGTGAATTGACTGAAGCAGAAGAGGATTATCTAGATTTACTTGGAGTTTTAATTAGTGAATACGAGCAAGGACAAGATTTAGTACCAGATATTTATGGAGTAGAACTTCTTAAGGTTTTGATTGAAGAATTAAATTTAAAACAAAAAGATTTGGTGACTATTTTCAAAACAGAATCAATTGTTTCTGATGTTCTTAACGGGAAGCGTAAGTTAACAGTTGAACACATTCAAAAACTTGGGGAATTTTTTAAGGTTTCACCTGCTGTATTTTTAAGCGTAAATCCCGATTATAAGGATTTATTAGAGGTAGCCTAG
- a CDS encoding tyrosine-type recombinase/integrase, giving the protein MKINRHGRAKILTQQEIQLIFSHGLHNDRDRTLFGVCLFSACRIREVCTLLTEDIYTPLGLVRPQLIFRKANTKGKLATRSIPVIEDLRQLLTNYYPASGKPYLFPGRSDGHISHDSAARILRTACKEVGIIGVSTHSFRRTALTQMSNAGIPLRVIQEISGHRNLEQLQRYLEVSDEQVLGAAASLAMLSPVGEDVGKLTYDDISSNERDFTQK; this is encoded by the coding sequence ATGAAAATCAATCGGCATGGTCGCGCCAAGATTCTGACACAACAAGAGATACAGCTAATCTTCAGTCACGGACTACATAACGACCGCGATCGCACTTTATTTGGCGTGTGCCTATTTAGTGCTTGTAGGATTCGTGAGGTTTGCACTCTGCTGACTGAGGACATTTACACACCCCTTGGGCTTGTTAGACCACAGCTAATTTTTAGAAAAGCCAACACCAAAGGCAAGCTAGCTACACGCTCCATACCAGTAATTGAAGACTTGCGCCAACTGTTGACCAACTACTACCCCGCTTCTGGTAAACCCTATTTATTCCCCGGTCGCAGTGACGGACACATTAGCCACGACTCAGCAGCAAGAATTTTGAGAACTGCTTGTAAGGAAGTAGGGATAATTGGGGTCAGTACCCACAGTTTTAGACGTACCGCGCTAACCCAGATGAGTAATGCTGGCATTCCCTTGAGGGTGATTCAAGAGATTAGCGGACATCGCAACTTGGAACAGTTGCAGAGATACTTAGAGGTTAGTGATGAGCAAGTGTTGGGGGCAGCAGCAAGCTTGGCAATGTTGTCGCCTGTTGGTGAAGATGTCGGTAAATTGACGTATGACGACATTTCTAGCAATGAGCGTGATTTCACCCAAAAGTGA
- a CDS encoding protelomerase family protein produces MMDINKSKIQNTRHHTEMIPSPQEFFNQVIALNEVLEVHQACNRLLDAMAESYSISTISRKLTDYKRPFYNYQHSNPDLNETVETKKGTNTQHIAARLLTLSDEQKQALGVDRQERDNARAGFDKDGDRREVEKPPIDITAVIKKSLECLDSVDPHTIGAGIINLTGLRANEQNQPARVYPDWGVIERDMVVVDEFVIGFKGLSKKQSGEDLNAYHARATLAPALRIVDAQKRFKASKAVQAIPTDYEKYRKGFMDTFCNRYSELFGRDLSTIEAYDDNGNLTETNGTPHKGRAFYACALRAILKAKNFNDSATSTYIQLCLAHENKGITIKYLGRYDEKDFINPIDINIPTNIKGLGKMTTAVIEKTKTTTKPTTEKTTKPKKAPKDTFDIDSFINGLDPDLQVKFGELMNSESSLTNAVIALINTAKQKSIHSEMQTQKVTVGDEVKVIVTAILDYNSQQTINTNCIVPTYSLINKISEKYYGKSMHAGTVEKTLNELNDDITTRLAHKEIKGLDVAKWNGKYHRKTMDIVIDAIITVLNS; encoded by the coding sequence ATGATGGATATAAATAAATCTAAAATTCAGAACACCAGACATCATACAGAAATGATACCTAGCCCTCAAGAATTTTTCAATCAAGTAATAGCACTCAATGAAGTACTAGAAGTTCACCAAGCTTGCAACAGATTACTTGATGCAATGGCTGAAAGCTACTCCATCAGTACTATTTCCAGAAAACTGACCGATTACAAAAGACCATTCTATAACTACCAACACTCAAACCCTGATCTTAATGAAACTGTAGAAACTAAAAAAGGCACTAACACCCAACATATAGCAGCACGGTTGTTAACTCTCTCAGATGAGCAAAAACAAGCTTTAGGGGTTGACCGACAAGAACGAGATAACGCACGGGCAGGATTTGATAAAGATGGTGATAGAAGAGAAGTTGAAAAACCACCGATTGATATCACAGCAGTTATCAAAAAATCTCTTGAGTGCTTGGACAGTGTTGACCCTCACACCATAGGTGCGGGAATCATTAACTTAACTGGACTACGCGCTAATGAGCAAAATCAACCTGCGAGAGTTTACCCAGATTGGGGCGTAATTGAGCGCGATATGGTTGTTGTTGATGAATTTGTTATCGGCTTTAAAGGACTGTCTAAAAAGCAATCAGGAGAGGATTTAAACGCTTATCACGCACGGGCAACACTAGCACCTGCACTACGGATTGTGGATGCCCAAAAACGCTTTAAAGCTAGTAAAGCAGTGCAAGCAATTCCTACAGATTACGAAAAGTATCGAAAAGGATTTATGGATACTTTTTGTAATAGATACAGTGAGTTATTTGGACGTGATTTGTCCACTATCGAAGCCTATGACGATAACGGAAACTTAACAGAAACTAACGGTACACCCCACAAAGGTAGAGCGTTTTATGCTTGTGCGCTACGTGCAATTCTGAAGGCTAAAAATTTTAATGATAGTGCAACATCTACCTATATTCAGCTATGTCTAGCTCATGAAAACAAGGGTATTACTATCAAATACCTTGGACGCTACGACGAAAAAGATTTTATTAACCCAATTGACATCAATATCCCCACAAACATTAAAGGACTTGGAAAAATGACAACCGCAGTGATTGAAAAAACCAAAACAACTACAAAACCTACAACTGAAAAGACCACAAAACCTAAAAAAGCACCTAAAGACACTTTTGATATAGATAGTTTTATCAATGGTCTAGACCCTGATTTACAGGTAAAGTTCGGTGAATTAATGAATAGTGAATCAAGCTTGACTAACGCTGTTATAGCGCTAATAAACACCGCCAAACAAAAAAGTATTCATAGTGAAATGCAAACTCAAAAAGTAACTGTTGGTGATGAAGTAAAGGTAATTGTCACTGCAATTCTAGACTACAATTCGCAACAGACTATTAATACTAACTGCATTGTTCCCACATACAGCCTCATTAATAAAATCAGTGAAAAATACTATGGTAAATCAATGCACGCGGGAACAGTCGAGAAAACTTTAAATGAATTAAACGATGATATCACTACTCGATTAGCACATAAAGAAATTAAAGGGCTTGATGTGGCTAAATGGAATGGTAAATACCATAGAAAAACTATGGATATTGTCATAGACGCTATTATCACAGTATTAAACAGTTAA